Proteins encoded by one window of Mercenaria mercenaria strain notata chromosome 4, MADL_Memer_1, whole genome shotgun sequence:
- the LOC123551515 gene encoding uncharacterized protein LOC123551515, protein MTHQQRLENPLYTNWVRGALGLGYLKEGLCDFVDTKTKEQHQELIANVNRSQPSFSQFTRVCDHCTLDNLLPDHASLGKKCIQMIKSKCFCNSRQGRRKCPNGICSRMYDLIVDGHFYRDPLWKNTNPELWCTDHWSIAKCFLTNPSQTTLAKDTDASGLLGIITNNLFLQKELATTICSNDPALKDSFTKAREARNEILHSPTLELQDFQMNAYINTFIDVLSDKKYLVHDAAAQNAIRNLSQLKSSQIYINLKNELQIRKDALQALEEKKSEALNEIDSAQTEALRILQAQCNVRKETEADTRASIAESNEKHTQITSQLRKIEATQRIKGKELHQMDKRLKRSEALQLELEEKVDLNQENIQKQIETVKTRQNAQEQVLSQLAVQMKALQQKINDMKTSNTDLHILKDKHKQNIETLTRQADLQTELITLYQQYYLKTDVSPLLPEEDVDVDEVFVPLKMERLYKPDQKDLRRGDPVYFFKDIFFHGETRFRNIFLTADAGVGKTTFCRKLTSTWCKVHSRTKPTGNLLNVSTQRSKFRTKENIESRNKDTMIKFTYLFYVSLRHTNEEKTIEEMIRVQLLTERNRDLLITILEEQPDSCLVILDGLDEWNAPLKLPKSPFITSGLPDKEVKRPYVTLYTTRPWKLENIRPKSGEVDIEIKLMGIDAVEAGKLANTVVEKLNKSTYTSVNVEDFIQALELKELKTFESTPILLKLLACLWHEEQSLGASLCGIYCSVLELLLRVAIERNSNDDLFMKTLNKLQTAQEQSLPTLTFFQNKSICKTLIEFLKLLAKCAFKALFESTQKAALVFEGTDLSTFGISQEEMQFCLKTGIMSQRLLPGISVINRCRSVTFIHKTFQEFFAALYVVTSNDELALDTVLRVCNSVEKVLEMGKVIQFIGGMCPSILYNISEHIAKLTDEDARFKAYRSVDSSMIYIVMIQDLLFSSIKESLDCGHTELPQFKLRDVHLWNEDTNECVLYVDPCYIKSLSSNSCITTDMKTHISETQSLKLIFFSGLFGEFPKKEFFDIVEKSCETLVCLVIKTANIERQGKFNFPKLHTLTKIVLSDVTLDHSTMICLLSGSPHLHECFAMCVYCFKDENCQCNSTSTKEEPIVNLVSTNVHRFECRFGCNLFRHVRKAENLSEICVANLKDPETMTDIARIIQTSKALKTLQIHGITSEIMALPLPSEPNTLRSIQLSEISVRMIAVLNIIEAAQKTDDSFVMKFDNVTLTTGRIDEMKEVVGRSKTFQIDSFRKRYKIKGNFKRPKYKNSPGSEAVFSMVLSKANRNK, encoded by the exons ATGACTCATCAACAGCGGTTAGAAAATCCATTGTATACGAACTGGGTGAGAGGAGCACTGGGTCTAGGATACCTAAAGGAAGGTTTGTGTGACTTTGTTGATACAAAAACAAAGGAACAGCATCAAGAGTTGATAGCAAATGTAAACAGAAGTCAACCTTCTTTTAGCCAATTTACAAGAGTGTGTGATCATTGTACGCTGGATAATCTGCTTCCCGACCATGCCAGTTTAGGAAAGAAATGCATCCAAATGATAAAATCGAAATGTTTTTGCAACTCGAGACAAGGCAGACGAAAATGTCCGAACGGCATTTGTAGCCGAATGTACGATCTTATAGTAGACGGACATTTCTACAGAGACCCGTTGTGGAAGAATACGAACCCCGAGCTTTGGTGCACTGATCATTGGAGCATAGCAAAATGTTTCCTCACTAATCCAAGCCAAACAACTTTGGCTAAGGACACGGACGCCTCCGGGCTTCTTGGAATTATTACCAACAATCTGTTTTTGCAGAAGGAATTAGCTACCAcgatttgttcaaatgatccgGCTTTAAAAGATTCTTTTACAAAA GCAAGGGAAGCCAGAAACGAAATACTTCACAGCCCTACTCTTGAACTACAAGATTTTCAAATGAATGCATATATCAATACGTTTATAGATGTTCTGTCGGACAAGAAGTATCTTGTACATGATGCTGCAGCCCAAAATGCCATCAGAAACCTTTCACAG CTAAAGAGCAGCCAGATATACATCAACTTGAAAAACGAATTACAGATACGAAAGGACGCACTGCAAGCTTTAGAGGAGAAAAAGTCAGAAGCTTTGAACGAGATAGATTCAGCACAGACTGAAGCTTTACGTATACTCCAGGCCCAGTGTAATGTAAGAAAAGAAACTGAAGCGGACACAAGAGCATCAATAGCGGAAAGTAATGAAAAACACACTCAGATAACATCACAACTTAGAAAAATAGAGGCTACTCAGAGAATTAAAGGAAAGGAACTGCATCAAATGGATAAAAGATTGAAAAGGTCTGAGGCTTTACAGTTAGAGTTGGAAGAAAAGGTTGATTTGAATCaagaaaatatacagaaacaGATTGAAACAGTAAAAACCCGCCAAAATGCTCAGGAGCAGGTTCTAAGTCAACTAGCCGTACAAATGAAGGCACTGCAGCAG AAAATAAACGACATGAAGACTTCTAACACAGATTTGCACATTTTGAAagacaaacacaaacaaaatatagAAACTCTAACAAGGCAAGCAG ATTTGCAGACAGAACTTATAACACTGTATCAACAATATTATCTAAAGACAGATGTATCACCGCTTCTACCAGAAGAGGATGTTGATGTGGATGAAGTTTTTGTGCCTTTAAAGATGGAAAGATTGTACAAACCCGATCAGAAAGATTTACGTAGAGGCGACCCAGTttactttttcaaagatatatttttcCATGGCGAAACAAGATTTAGAAATATATTCCTTACTGCAGATGCTGGTGTTGGAaaaacgacattttgtagaaaaCTTACATCAACTTGGTGTAAAGTACACTCGCGTACAAAACCTACAGGAAACTTGCTCAACGTCAGTACACAAAGGTCAAAATTCAGAACGAAAGAAAACATAGAATCAAGAAATAAAGACACGATGATTAAATTTACGTATCTTTTTTACGTAAGTTTAAGACACACAAATGAAGAAAAGACTATTGAAGAAATGATACGTGTTCAGCTACTCACAGAAAGAAACAGGGACTTGTTAATCACGATTTTAGAGGAGCAGCCTGATAGTTGTCTGGTTATTTTAGATGGCCTAGATGAATGGAATGCTCCGCTTAAACTTCCAAAATCGCCATTTATTACCAGTGGTCTACCAGATAAAGAGGTTAAACGACCGTATGTAACATTGTACACCACAAGGCCTTGGAAACTTGAAAATATACGACCTAAATCGGGAGAAGTCGATATTGAGATTAAATTGATGGGAATTGATGCAGTAGAAGCTGGTAAATTAGCAAACACTGTTGTAGAAAAGCTAAATAAGAGTACTTATACGTCTGTGAATGTTGAAGATTTCATTCAGGCTTTGGAATTAAAGGAACTAAAAACCTTTGAGTCAACCCCTATCCTTCTCAAACTGTTGGCATGTCTTTGGCACGAGGAACAGAGTCTTGGTGCCTCTTTATGTGGCATATATTGTTCTGTACTGGAGCTGCTTCTACGTGTCGCAATCGAACGCAATTCAAATGATGatctttttatgaaaacattgaaCAAGCTTCAAACAGCCCAAGAACAAAGTCTTCCCACTCTGACATTTTTCCAAAACAAAAGCATTTGCAAAACTCTTATAGAATTTTTGAAATTACTTGCTAAGTGTGCCTTTAAGGCATTGTTTGAAAGCACACAAAAGGCTGCTCTTGTATTTGAAGGCACTGATTTATCTACGTTTGGAATATCTCAAGAGGAAATGCAGTTTTGTCTTAAAACAGGAATTATGTCTCAGCGTTTACTACCCGGAATATCCGTCATCAACAGGTGTAGATCTGTCACATTTATTCACAAGACCTTTCAAGAATTCTTTGCTGCTCTATACGTGGTTACCTCGAATGACGAGCTGGCTCTTGATACAGTTTTGCGAGTTTGTAATAGTGTAGAAAAAGTTTTAGAAATGGGAAAAGTTATTCAGTTCATCGGTGGAATGTGTCCATCAATTTTATACAACATTTCTGAGCACATAGCCAAACTGACAGATGAAGACGCACGTTTCAAAGCGTATAGATCTGTTGATTCTTCAATGATTTATATTGTTATGATACAGGATTTACTATTCTCAAGCATAAAAGAATCATTAGACTGTGGACATACTGAATTACCTCAGTTCAAATTAAGGGATGTTCATCTTTGGAACGAAGATACAAATGAATGCGTGTTGTATGTAGACCCTTGTTACATAAAATCACTGAGCAGCAATTCTTGCATAACGACAGACATGAAAACGCACATTTCCGAAACACAATCGTTAAAGCTTATATTCTTTAGTGGTCTTTTTGGAGAATTTCCGAAAAAGGAATTCTTTGATATAGTAGAAAAGTCATGCGAGACGTTAGTTTGCCTTGTTATTAAAACGGCAAATATTGAAAGACAAGGAAAGTTCAACTTCCCGAAACTACACACACTGACAAAGATTGTGTTAAGTGATGTTACGTTAGACCATTCAACAATGATTTGCCTTTTGTCTGGGTCTCCCCATTTGCATGAATGTTTCGCGATGTGTGTGTACTGTTTCAAGGATGAAAATTGCCAGTGCAATAGTACTTCAACAAAAGAAGAGCCAATTGTTAATTTAGTTAGTACAAATGTTCATCGTTTCGAATGCAGATTTGGTTGTAATCTTTTTCGCCATGTTCGCAAGGCTGAAAATCTTTCAGAAATCTGTGTAGCTAACCTTAAGGACCCAGAAACAATGACTGACATAGCTAGAATCATCCAGACAAGCAAGGCATTAAAAACCTTACAGATTCATGGCATTACATCTGAAATTATGGCATTACCGCTTCCAAGTGAGCCGAACACATTGCGCTCCATTCAGTTAAGTGAAATAAGCGTACGTATGATAGCTGTGTTGAACATTATAGAAGCTGCTCAGAAAACAGACGATTCCTTTGTCATGAAGTTTGATAATGTAACGCTAACAACGGGTCGAATTGATGAGATGAAAGAGGTTGTAGGACGCTCGAAAACTTTTCAGATTGATTCATTTCGAAAACGCTATAAAATAAAGGGTAATTTTAAACGACCCAAATACAAGAATTCACCAGGCTCAGAAGCAGTGTTTTCAATGGTTTTGTCGAAAGCTAACAGAAACAAGTAG